One Salmo trutta chromosome 24, fSalTru1.1, whole genome shotgun sequence genomic region harbors:
- the LOC115160987 gene encoding zinc finger protein 148 isoform X1, with protein sequence MNIDDKLEGMLLKCSGVVDERVGIGGGGLVVMTLGERGLAHHPLLADDDEEEDDLTGVSIVSHDLIATDELMVHEETVKNDREEGMMQRLSHKLPCTLHMPVSIKQELKLSSDPLMLGKKERKQPRDLTTECHKKKRKQRSPAKILTINEDGSLGLQSPKCHVCGHCNAAFRTNYHLQRHVFIHTGEKPFQCSQCDMRFIQKYLLQRHEKIHTGEKPFRCEECGMRFIQKYHMERHRRTHSGEKPYQCDYCHQYFSRTDRVLKHRRMCRERKAHKTAAAGKDGGLLSDTESLGFSFPAKECSLPKKKRLKTSDKSQCALSAAATENVATVASLGNMDREVGQRPSKIECLPLYVVTSKVVKDEYVMADYSVALPDSSSGRQLGLGGENLSSEEIHPPKLVLKKVPKRSLKQPTEPEPPESLSPLSSFEDCKVTRYTFEIVDKQGLLDVDVANSDLDPVDALPGGQTKPASSSTHYDDAVQFLKKKRYLQQVAMANNDSRDYAVNVSSIASQPSATQVAVASVIDETVPATILEPQPLSVELKSNHDKNVLPDEVLQTLLDHYSNKANVQPDISFSVADTEVTSSISINSSDVSEGSPVESLGSNSQAPSAEKSSLLHEYSKFLQQALERTSQNDSYLSSQSLTFVTESPSLSNQPLFSTEKQYPSPSRFTAGTGRSGMNSPLRSTLEKPHFGLLVGDSQHSFSFSGDETTTSAVSPTEDFLEGVASSKKTDAQGLHQTYQISTFDQNFPSQFQTSRSGITSQFTIANGQVSLRSHGTDFSEFPIETRSQLNSSPDATSSQTFG encoded by the exons ATGAACATTGATGACAAGCTGGAGGGGATGCTGCTAAAGTGTAGTGGGGTAGTGGATGAGAGGGTGGGGATAGGGGGAGGGGGTCTGGTCGTCATGACCCTGGGCGAGAGGGGGTTAGCCCACCACCCCCTGTTagctgatgatgatgaagaggaagatGACCTGACAGGGGTTTCAATAGTGTCTCATGACCTGATTGCAACTGATGAACTGATGGTACATGAGGAGACTGTGAAGAATGACCGGGAAGAGGGAATGATGCAGAGACTCTCACACAAGCTGCCATGCACGCTCCACATGCCT GTGAGCATCAAACAAGAGTTGAAGCTGTCTTCGGATCCACTGATgctgggaaagaaagagagaaaacagcCCAGGGATCTCACAACAGAGTGTCACAAGAAGAAGCGAAAACAGCGCTCTCCTGCCAAG ATTCTCACCATCAATGAGGATGGATCATTGGGTCTCCAGAGTCCAAAGTGTCATGTGTGTGGGCACTGCAATGCAGCCTTCCGAACAAACTACCATCTACAAAGACACGTCTTCATCCACACTG GTGAGAAGCCATTTCAGTGCAGCCAGTGTGATATGCGCTTCATACAGAAATACCTTCTCCAGAGACATGAGAAGATCCACACTG GTGAGAAGCCCTTCCGCTGTGAGGAGTGTGGCATGAGGTTCATTCAGAAATACCACATGGAGAGGCACAGAAGGACCCACAGTGGAGAGAAGCCCTATCAATGTGACTACTGCCACCAG TACTTCTCCAGAACAGACCGGGTTCTGAAGCACAGGCGTATGTGCCGTGAGAGGAAAGCCCACAAGACGGCAGCAGCGGGGAAAGATGGAGGACTCCTGAGCGACACAGAATCTCTGGGCTTCTCCTTCCCTGCCAAGGAGTGCTCACTGCCCAAGAAGAAACGCCTGAAGACCTCAGACAAGTCTCAATGTGCTCTCTCAGCTGCTGCCACTGAAAACGTTGCCACAGTCGCTTCTCTTGGCAACATGGATAGGGAGGTGGGGCAAAGACCGAGCAAAATTGAATGTCTACCTCTCTATGTGGTTACCTCTAAGGTGGTCAAAGACGAGTATGTGATGGCAGATTATTCGGTGGCACTTCCTGACTCATCTAGCGGGCGGCAGTTGGGGCTGGGTGGAGAGAATCTCTCCTCTGAGGAGATTCATCCTCCCAAGCTGGTCCTCAAGAAGGTCCCCAAGAGGAGTCTGAAGCAACCAACTGAACCTGAACCACCTGAGAGTTTGTCCCCTTTGTCCTCTTTCGAAGACTGCAAAGTCACCAGGTACACATTTGAGATTGTTGACAAACAAGGTCTTCTGGACGTGGATGTGGCCAACTCTGACCTGGATCCAGTAGACGCTCTCCCAGGAGGGCAGACGAAACCAGCATCCAGCAGCACACACTACGATGATGCCGTGCAGTTCCTGAAGAAGAAGAGGTATCTCCAGCAGGTCGCTATGGCCAACAACGACAGCCGAGATTACGCTGTTAATGTAAGCAGCATCGCGTCCCAGCCTTCCGCTACACAAGTCGCAGTGGCCAGCGTCATAGACGAAACCGTTCCCGCCACCATCTTGGAACCCCAGCCGTTGAGCGTCGAGCTCAAGTCCAATCACGACAAGAACGTGCTCCCGGATGAGGTTCTCCAGACTCTCCTGGACCACTACTCAAACAAGGCCAACGTGCAGCCAGATATCTCCTTCAGTGTGGCCGACACTGAGGTGACATCCAGCATCTCCATCAACTCCTCCGATGTGTCTGAGGGCAGCCCGGTAGAAAGCTTGGGAAGTAACTCTCAAGCCCCATCAGCAGAGAAGTCTAGCCTCCTGCACGAGTACTCCAAGTTCCTCCAGCAAGCACTGGAGAGGACCAGCCAGAACGATAGCTACCTGAGCAGCCAGAGTCTTACCTTTGTCACCGAGAGCCCCAGCCTTTCCAACCAGCCTCTGTTCTCCACAGAGAAGCAGTACCCTTCCCCCAGCAGGTTTACCGCTGGTACTGGTAGGTCAGGGATGAACTCTCCACTAAGGTCTACCTTGGAGAAACCCCATTTTGGACTCCTTGTAGGGGACTCCCAGCACTCTTTCTCATTTTCGGGGGATGAAACCACTACCTCGGCCGTGTCGCCAACCGAAGATTTTCTGGAGGGAGTTGCGTCTTCGAAAAAGACTGATGCTCAAGGGTTGCACCAGACTTATCAAATCAGCACCTTCGATCAGAACTTCCCGTCGCAGTTCCAGACCTCACGTTCTGGAATCACCTCCCAATTTACTATTGCCAATGGACAAGTCAGTCTGCGAAGTCACGGAACAGACTTCTCTGAATTCCCCATTGAGACGAGGTCTCAATTGAACTCTTCCCCTGATGCTACAAGCAGTCAAACGTTTGGTTGA
- the LOC115160987 gene encoding zinc finger protein 148 isoform X2 encodes MNIDDKLEGMLLKCSGVVDERVGIGGGGLVVMTLGERGLAHHPLLADDDEEEDDLTGVSIVSHDLIATDELMVHEETVKNDREEGMMQRLSHKLPCTLHMPVSIKQELKLSSDPLMLGKKERKQPRDLTTECHKKKRKQRSPAKILTINEDGSLGLQSPKCHVCGHCNAAFRTNYHLQRHVFIHTGEKPFRCEECGMRFIQKYHMERHRRTHSGEKPYQCDYCHQYFSRTDRVLKHRRMCRERKAHKTAAAGKDGGLLSDTESLGFSFPAKECSLPKKKRLKTSDKSQCALSAAATENVATVASLGNMDREVGQRPSKIECLPLYVVTSKVVKDEYVMADYSVALPDSSSGRQLGLGGENLSSEEIHPPKLVLKKVPKRSLKQPTEPEPPESLSPLSSFEDCKVTRYTFEIVDKQGLLDVDVANSDLDPVDALPGGQTKPASSSTHYDDAVQFLKKKRYLQQVAMANNDSRDYAVNVSSIASQPSATQVAVASVIDETVPATILEPQPLSVELKSNHDKNVLPDEVLQTLLDHYSNKANVQPDISFSVADTEVTSSISINSSDVSEGSPVESLGSNSQAPSAEKSSLLHEYSKFLQQALERTSQNDSYLSSQSLTFVTESPSLSNQPLFSTEKQYPSPSRFTAGTGRSGMNSPLRSTLEKPHFGLLVGDSQHSFSFSGDETTTSAVSPTEDFLEGVASSKKTDAQGLHQTYQISTFDQNFPSQFQTSRSGITSQFTIANGQVSLRSHGTDFSEFPIETRSQLNSSPDATSSQTFG; translated from the exons ATGAACATTGATGACAAGCTGGAGGGGATGCTGCTAAAGTGTAGTGGGGTAGTGGATGAGAGGGTGGGGATAGGGGGAGGGGGTCTGGTCGTCATGACCCTGGGCGAGAGGGGGTTAGCCCACCACCCCCTGTTagctgatgatgatgaagaggaagatGACCTGACAGGGGTTTCAATAGTGTCTCATGACCTGATTGCAACTGATGAACTGATGGTACATGAGGAGACTGTGAAGAATGACCGGGAAGAGGGAATGATGCAGAGACTCTCACACAAGCTGCCATGCACGCTCCACATGCCT GTGAGCATCAAACAAGAGTTGAAGCTGTCTTCGGATCCACTGATgctgggaaagaaagagagaaaacagcCCAGGGATCTCACAACAGAGTGTCACAAGAAGAAGCGAAAACAGCGCTCTCCTGCCAAG ATTCTCACCATCAATGAGGATGGATCATTGGGTCTCCAGAGTCCAAAGTGTCATGTGTGTGGGCACTGCAATGCAGCCTTCCGAACAAACTACCATCTACAAAGACACGTCTTCATCCACACTG GTGAGAAGCCCTTCCGCTGTGAGGAGTGTGGCATGAGGTTCATTCAGAAATACCACATGGAGAGGCACAGAAGGACCCACAGTGGAGAGAAGCCCTATCAATGTGACTACTGCCACCAG TACTTCTCCAGAACAGACCGGGTTCTGAAGCACAGGCGTATGTGCCGTGAGAGGAAAGCCCACAAGACGGCAGCAGCGGGGAAAGATGGAGGACTCCTGAGCGACACAGAATCTCTGGGCTTCTCCTTCCCTGCCAAGGAGTGCTCACTGCCCAAGAAGAAACGCCTGAAGACCTCAGACAAGTCTCAATGTGCTCTCTCAGCTGCTGCCACTGAAAACGTTGCCACAGTCGCTTCTCTTGGCAACATGGATAGGGAGGTGGGGCAAAGACCGAGCAAAATTGAATGTCTACCTCTCTATGTGGTTACCTCTAAGGTGGTCAAAGACGAGTATGTGATGGCAGATTATTCGGTGGCACTTCCTGACTCATCTAGCGGGCGGCAGTTGGGGCTGGGTGGAGAGAATCTCTCCTCTGAGGAGATTCATCCTCCCAAGCTGGTCCTCAAGAAGGTCCCCAAGAGGAGTCTGAAGCAACCAACTGAACCTGAACCACCTGAGAGTTTGTCCCCTTTGTCCTCTTTCGAAGACTGCAAAGTCACCAGGTACACATTTGAGATTGTTGACAAACAAGGTCTTCTGGACGTGGATGTGGCCAACTCTGACCTGGATCCAGTAGACGCTCTCCCAGGAGGGCAGACGAAACCAGCATCCAGCAGCACACACTACGATGATGCCGTGCAGTTCCTGAAGAAGAAGAGGTATCTCCAGCAGGTCGCTATGGCCAACAACGACAGCCGAGATTACGCTGTTAATGTAAGCAGCATCGCGTCCCAGCCTTCCGCTACACAAGTCGCAGTGGCCAGCGTCATAGACGAAACCGTTCCCGCCACCATCTTGGAACCCCAGCCGTTGAGCGTCGAGCTCAAGTCCAATCACGACAAGAACGTGCTCCCGGATGAGGTTCTCCAGACTCTCCTGGACCACTACTCAAACAAGGCCAACGTGCAGCCAGATATCTCCTTCAGTGTGGCCGACACTGAGGTGACATCCAGCATCTCCATCAACTCCTCCGATGTGTCTGAGGGCAGCCCGGTAGAAAGCTTGGGAAGTAACTCTCAAGCCCCATCAGCAGAGAAGTCTAGCCTCCTGCACGAGTACTCCAAGTTCCTCCAGCAAGCACTGGAGAGGACCAGCCAGAACGATAGCTACCTGAGCAGCCAGAGTCTTACCTTTGTCACCGAGAGCCCCAGCCTTTCCAACCAGCCTCTGTTCTCCACAGAGAAGCAGTACCCTTCCCCCAGCAGGTTTACCGCTGGTACTGGTAGGTCAGGGATGAACTCTCCACTAAGGTCTACCTTGGAGAAACCCCATTTTGGACTCCTTGTAGGGGACTCCCAGCACTCTTTCTCATTTTCGGGGGATGAAACCACTACCTCGGCCGTGTCGCCAACCGAAGATTTTCTGGAGGGAGTTGCGTCTTCGAAAAAGACTGATGCTCAAGGGTTGCACCAGACTTATCAAATCAGCACCTTCGATCAGAACTTCCCGTCGCAGTTCCAGACCTCACGTTCTGGAATCACCTCCCAATTTACTATTGCCAATGGACAAGTCAGTCTGCGAAGTCACGGAACAGACTTCTCTGAATTCCCCATTGAGACGAGGTCTCAATTGAACTCTTCCCCTGATGCTACAAGCAGTCAAACGTTTGGTTGA
- the LOC115160988 gene encoding phosphatidylcholine-sterol acyltransferase has protein sequence MGHAHCCTVLLIVFLALQQAAGFWHFDVFPSSFKTQNKVPNNSTPPVLIVPGTAGNQLEAKIDKPSRVHWMCYKKTDYFFTLWIDLNMFMPIGINCWIDNIRIVYNRTTRKSSNSAGVSVRVPGFGQTYTVEFLDNHKLSGYFNNMVTHLVNMGYVRNEAVRAAPYDFRVAPNEQEEYFARLKKLIEDMYEQYQQPLYILGHSMGSNYVLYFLYQQTQAWKDQYIKGFISLGAPWGGAVKTLRVLASGENLGIPMVSNIKIREQQRMTTTNPWMLPFEEAWPADHVFISTPSFNYTRQDYQRFFKDIDFEDGWFMWEDTRNLTAGLSPPGVEMYCFYGVGLPTPVTYIYDDQFPNADPVDYVYADGDDTVDSLSLGLCKRWRGKQVQPVHVKEFRSMPHMEIVLNRKVINVVQSILEGRYGEEDSTLMN, from the exons ATGGGACACGCGCACTGCTGTACCGTGCTCCTTATAGTATTCCTTGCGCTACAGCAAGCTGCTGGATTTTGGCACTTCGATGTCTTTCCATCAAGTTTCAAAACTCAAAACAAAGTGCCAAACAATAGCACTCCGCCGGTTCTTATAG tgcCTGGGACTGCAGGAAACCAGCTTGAAGCCAAGATTGACAAGCCAAGCCGTGTGCATTGGATGTGCTACAAAAAAACAGATTACTTTTTCACACTTTGGATTGACCTGAATATGTTCATGCCAATTGGGATTAACTGTTGGATTGATAATATAAG AATTGTATACAATAGGACAACTCGCAAGTCATCCAATTCTGCAGGGGTGTCTGTGAGAGTGCCTGGTTTTGGACAGACATATACTGTTGAGTTCTTGGACAACCACAAGCTGTCAG GTTATTTTAATAATATGGTTACACATTTGGTCAACATGGGATATGTCCGCAATGAGGCTGTCCGAGCAGCACCATATGACTTCAGAGTAGCTCCGA ACGAGCAGGAGGAATACTTTGCACGACTGAAGAAGCTGATTGAGGATATGTACGAGCAGTATCAACAACCACTTTACATCCTGGGCCACAGCATGGGAAGCAATTATGTCCTCTACTTCTTATATCAGCAGACCCAGGCTTGGAAAGACCAATACATCAAAGGCTTCATTTCACTTGGAGCACCCTGGGGTGGGGCTGTCAAGACCCTTCGAGTACTAGCATCAG GTGAAAATCTTGGCATCCCAATGGTGTCCAACATCAAGATCCGGGAGCAGCAGCGGATGACCACCACAAACCCCTGGATGCTTCCATTTGAAGAGGCCTGGCCTGCAGACCATGTATTCATCTCCACGCCATCATTCAACTATACCCGCCAGGACTACCAGCGCTTCTTTAAAGACATTGACTTTGAAGATGGCTGGTTCATGTGGGAAGACACCAGAAACTTGACAGCTGGTCTGTCCCCTCCTGGTGTTGAGATGTACTGCTTCTATGGTGTGGGGCTGCCCACACCGGTTACCTATATTTATGACGACCAGTTCCCAAATGCAGACCCTGTAGACTATGTGTATGCTGATGGGGATGATACAGTGGACAGTCTTAGCCTCGGTCTTTGTAAACGCTGGAGAGGGAAGCAAGTACAGCCTGTCCATGTCAAGGAATTCAGGTCTATGCCCCACATGGAAATAGTATTAAATAGGAAGGTGATCAATGTGGTCCAGAGTATTCTGGAGGGAAGGTATGGTGAAGAGGATTCTACATTGATGAACTGA